The proteins below come from a single uncultured Carboxylicivirga sp. genomic window:
- a CDS encoding RagB/SusD family nutrient uptake outer membrane protein, whose protein sequence is MKNILIIFTVFLFGIALNSCNDSLLDIEQHGSLLPENYYANASDEQAEQLIAEVYSQAFVELFWNGFLNGISDDGVRTGGTFSNVNVTSQNHDGNGYFNTLFRINYLCNMIIENLPDDTNAKKQVIGEAYFWRAYAYSYLIRMWGTPPLIDHVMDASELTPSNGNVDELWAYVETSLDEAIKMLPEKPGLGQQRAIGGRVTVHSAYALLGKCQVMQGDYSNAITNLEKVISSGKYRLIDDFRELYHLPADFSDEYIWEFNVDDSNQQNFEREGDNRAVNLTWRTENVTVPGGFTAQGYGMADFGKGFYDFMVARGEKGLPRYLGTIWDYEDILDRFVELGLASDREEAKGEFWNSVPSMSDCQGYFRSKMLPWEDEMFDFYDVNIIHSKINWPGMRYAEVLLLYAEACVQSGTKTTEGLAAMNEIRFRAGLEDLSSYSLQDLKDEKRAEMAYEGERFLDLVRWGDAPTALANRGFNMYNFYGYTEGTTDYSVTETPVQDAVGFQSGRDELFPFPYNERLLNPNLDQNPNW, encoded by the coding sequence ATGAAAAATATATTAATAATATTCACAGTTTTCTTATTCGGTATCGCACTCAATTCGTGTAACGATAGCTTACTGGATATAGAACAACACGGATCCCTGCTTCCCGAAAATTACTATGCAAATGCTTCTGATGAACAGGCAGAACAATTAATTGCTGAGGTGTATTCGCAAGCTTTTGTAGAGTTGTTTTGGAATGGATTTTTAAATGGTATTTCTGATGATGGAGTTCGTACCGGAGGTACTTTTTCAAATGTAAATGTTACTTCACAAAATCATGATGGTAATGGTTATTTTAATACCCTGTTTAGAATCAATTACTTGTGTAATATGATAATTGAAAATTTACCTGATGATACCAATGCCAAGAAACAAGTAATTGGTGAAGCTTACTTCTGGAGAGCCTATGCTTATTCGTACTTAATTCGTATGTGGGGGACTCCACCATTAATTGATCATGTAATGGACGCCAGTGAGTTAACACCATCGAATGGTAATGTTGATGAACTTTGGGCTTATGTAGAAACAAGTCTGGATGAGGCTATTAAAATGCTTCCAGAAAAACCAGGTTTAGGTCAGCAAAGAGCTATCGGAGGCCGCGTAACCGTTCATTCAGCTTATGCATTATTGGGTAAATGTCAGGTTATGCAAGGCGACTATAGTAATGCAATAACCAATCTTGAAAAAGTAATCAGTTCAGGTAAATACAGATTGATTGATGATTTTAGAGAATTGTATCATTTACCAGCTGATTTTTCAGACGAATACATTTGGGAATTTAACGTTGATGATAGTAATCAGCAAAACTTCGAACGAGAAGGCGATAATAGAGCTGTGAATTTAACATGGAGAACTGAGAATGTAACTGTTCCTGGTGGATTTACAGCCCAAGGTTATGGAATGGCTGATTTTGGAAAAGGTTTTTATGATTTTATGGTGGCTCGTGGAGAAAAAGGCTTACCACGCTATTTAGGAACCATTTGGGATTATGAAGACATATTGGATCGTTTTGTTGAACTTGGCTTAGCAAGTGATAGAGAAGAAGCAAAAGGTGAATTCTGGAATTCTGTTCCATCAATGTCTGATTGTCAAGGATATTTTAGAAGTAAGATGTTGCCTTGGGAAGATGAGATGTTTGATTTTTACGATGTAAACATTATACATAGTAAAATTAACTGGCCGGGAATGCGTTATGCTGAAGTGTTGCTTCTTTATGCTGAAGCTTGTGTTCAGTCAGGTACAAAAACAACCGAAGGTTTGGCTGCTATGAATGAAATTCGCTTTAGAGCAGGGCTTGAGGATTTATCTTCCTATTCTCTTCAGGATTTGAAAGATGAGAAAAGAGCCGAGATGGCTTACGAAGGCGAAAGATTTTTAGACTTAGTACGCTGGGGAGATGCTCCAACAGCATTGGCAAATAGAGGTTTTAATATGTATAATTTCTATGGATACACTGAAGGAACTACAGATTACAGCGTAACAGAAACTCCTGTTCAGGACGCAGTTGGATTTCAAAGTGGCCGTGATGAACTTTTCCCTTTCCCTTACAACGAACGTTTGTTAAATCCGAATTTGGATCAAAATCCAAATTGGTAA
- a CDS encoding TonB-dependent receptor — translation MKKSRFLSECFSFRSSKTFMVMRITIFLILISVFESFAHDSYAQKTVLSLSLQDKRLEEALDEIEQVSEFFFLYSEKLVNTDRVVSVNVKDAKINEVLDDLFANTDIHYTIMDRKILLAPDYLNEIQDEKHSVSGIIKDKAGDPLPGVTVIVKGTTNGIITDLDGNYTLDNLSPTDVLVYSFVGMVSQEITVGDQTVINVVLEDSTIGLDEVVAVGYGVQKKSNVTGSIASVAVDELQNRSTNSVGKSLQGKVAGVQILSLSGAPGTSPAFRVRGYSSNGSSDPLYIVDGLTVDDIGYLDPNNIESIEVLKDAASAAIYGAEAGNGVVLVTTRSGKAGASRFFYNGMYANQSQINKMDMMNASQFKEYWMQAGNPEEAFQNGNTDWNDAVFENGMRQSHTIGFEGGTEKASFYMALTYNKEDGMVVGDNDTNERIAAQINASYEVNSWLKVGAKTSLERGKIVSVSANDMTGSSSVIGGGYFYDPTVPVYYGSDSEAPASLGLLEAEANGFNVLRNSQGQLYGSSMLLQSSLWHPLGMIENYTNESWRSNINGTIYAEFKPIKGMTYTSRIGYRFGNIHNSNYTDSYYWNPNQFTQNGALTAELSHNVFVQWENFANYLFTAGKNDFSVMAGMRYSNNNNTYVRGETTRLTNDAENYRFLDYSAVDANDVLGGNNINTRSISYFGRLGWTYDNKYMLQGSFRSDAFDASKLSAENRWGYFPSVSAGWTISNENFFQNLNFEALSSLKLRGSWGINGNVDVLRNYPYTSSLILGNGYYNFNNQIITGAAPSTELPNPDLIWEKSVQTNIGFDARFFDGRLGFGLDYFKKVTDGLLARGPAPAISGTNSVMQNIGEIENTGLEMELSWKGTIGDFKYNLNGNLATLHNEVLESPYGEGRFAGGGGFLTDATYFEKGYPIWYIRTFQVDHIDEASGQPVYKSAEELGSDDGKDYAGSSIPDITYGITVSAEYKNFDLRVFGAGQSGSELFFAVVRPDLPLMNLPTLVYDDHWTPQNTTASKPSPTVFQSFPSAANYASSDDWVFNSSYFKIKEIQLGYTFPSELTQRWQISSLRIYTSLENFFVFTDYPGIDPESMSGTQNGEMIVIPGGPTLSGGGGMGVDRIQYPAMKQFLFGINLSF, via the coding sequence ATGAAAAAATCCAGATTTCTTTCTGAATGTTTTTCTTTTCGTTCATCAAAAACATTCATGGTTATGCGAATTACTATATTTTTAATTCTCATTTCAGTGTTTGAATCGTTTGCACATGATTCTTACGCACAAAAAACGGTTCTTTCTCTGTCGTTGCAAGACAAAAGATTAGAGGAAGCACTGGATGAAATAGAACAAGTTTCAGAATTCTTCTTTTTATACAGCGAAAAGTTGGTTAATACCGATCGCGTTGTATCAGTTAATGTTAAAGATGCCAAGATAAATGAAGTATTAGATGATCTTTTTGCTAATACTGATATACATTATACCATAATGGATCGTAAGATTCTGTTAGCTCCTGATTATTTAAATGAGATACAGGATGAAAAACACTCTGTTAGTGGTATTATTAAGGACAAAGCAGGAGATCCTTTGCCTGGTGTTACAGTAATTGTTAAGGGAACTACCAATGGTATTATTACCGATTTAGACGGTAACTATACTTTAGATAACCTTTCACCAACCGATGTTTTGGTTTATTCGTTTGTTGGTATGGTATCGCAGGAGATAACAGTTGGAGATCAAACTGTTATTAATGTAGTATTAGAAGATTCAACTATTGGATTAGATGAGGTGGTTGCAGTTGGATACGGGGTTCAGAAAAAAAGTAATGTAACCGGTTCTATCGCTTCGGTAGCTGTAGATGAATTACAAAATCGATCAACCAACAGTGTTGGTAAATCATTACAAGGTAAAGTAGCTGGTGTACAAATCTTAAGTCTTTCAGGAGCACCGGGAACCAGCCCTGCTTTTAGGGTAAGAGGTTATTCAAGTAATGGTTCATCCGATCCTTTGTATATTGTTGATGGATTAACAGTAGATGACATTGGTTATTTAGATCCTAACAATATTGAATCGATTGAAGTATTGAAAGATGCTGCATCAGCAGCTATTTATGGTGCTGAAGCTGGTAATGGTGTTGTTCTGGTTACTACCCGTTCAGGTAAGGCTGGAGCTAGTCGTTTCTTCTACAATGGAATGTATGCCAATCAGTCGCAAATAAATAAAATGGATATGATGAATGCCTCTCAGTTTAAAGAATACTGGATGCAGGCAGGTAACCCGGAAGAAGCATTTCAAAATGGTAATACTGATTGGAATGATGCAGTATTTGAAAACGGAATGAGACAAAGTCATACCATCGGTTTTGAAGGAGGTACTGAAAAAGCTTCTTTTTACATGGCTTTAACATATAATAAAGAAGATGGTATGGTGGTTGGCGATAATGATACAAACGAACGTATTGCAGCTCAGATTAATGCCAGCTATGAGGTTAATTCATGGTTAAAAGTTGGAGCTAAAACATCTTTGGAGCGTGGTAAAATTGTAAGTGTATCAGCTAATGACATGACAGGTTCAAGTAGTGTGATTGGTGGGGGATATTTTTACGATCCTACTGTTCCTGTATACTATGGTAGCGACAGTGAAGCTCCTGCCAGTTTAGGTTTATTGGAAGCCGAAGCTAATGGCTTTAATGTATTACGCAATTCTCAAGGACAATTATATGGTTCGTCAATGCTTTTACAATCAAGCTTATGGCATCCGCTGGGTATGATAGAAAATTATACCAACGAAAGTTGGAGATCTAATATTAACGGTACTATTTATGCCGAATTCAAGCCTATAAAAGGAATGACTTACACTTCTCGTATTGGTTATCGTTTTGGAAATATTCACAACTCAAATTATACCGATTCATATTACTGGAATCCTAATCAGTTTACTCAAAACGGTGCTTTAACGGCTGAGTTGAGTCATAATGTATTTGTACAATGGGAAAACTTTGCCAACTACTTATTCACTGCTGGTAAAAACGATTTTTCGGTTATGGCAGGTATGCGTTACTCAAACAACAATAATACATATGTTAGAGGAGAAACAACTCGTTTAACAAACGATGCTGAGAATTACCGATTCCTTGATTATTCAGCTGTTGATGCTAATGATGTGTTGGGAGGAAATAATATTAATACTCGAAGTATATCTTACTTTGGTCGATTAGGTTGGACTTACGATAACAAATATATGTTGCAAGGTAGCTTCAGATCTGATGCATTTGATGCGTCCAAACTGTCAGCTGAAAATCGTTGGGGCTATTTCCCTTCAGTATCAGCCGGGTGGACTATTTCTAACGAAAACTTCTTTCAGAACCTGAATTTTGAGGCACTGTCATCATTAAAATTAAGAGGTTCGTGGGGTATTAATGGTAATGTAGATGTATTGCGTAACTATCCATACACTTCTTCTTTAATTTTAGGAAATGGATATTACAATTTTAATAATCAGATAATAACAGGAGCAGCTCCTTCCACTGAACTTCCTAATCCGGATCTTATCTGGGAAAAGTCAGTACAAACAAATATTGGTTTTGATGCTCGTTTTTTTGATGGAAGATTAGGTTTCGGGTTAGATTATTTTAAAAAGGTGACCGATGGTTTATTAGCAAGAGGTCCTGCACCAGCTATTTCAGGAACCAATTCTGTTATGCAGAATATTGGCGAGATAGAAAATACAGGTCTTGAAATGGAATTAAGCTGGAAAGGAACTATTGGTGATTTTAAATATAATCTAAACGGTAACCTGGCAACTCTTCATAACGAAGTATTGGAAAGTCCTTATGGCGAAGGTCGCTTTGCTGGTGGTGGTGGTTTTTTAACTGATGCTACTTATTTTGAAAAAGGATATCCTATCTGGTACATCAGAACTTTCCAGGTTGATCATATTGATGAAGCAAGCGGTCAGCCTGTTTATAAGTCGGCTGAAGAATTGGGAAGCGATGATGGAAAAGATTATGCTGGTTCAAGTATTCCTGATATTACCTACGGTATTACAGTGAGTGCAGAGTATAAAAACTTTGATTTGCGTGTGTTTGGTGCCGGACAAAGTGGTAGTGAATTATTCTTTGCTGTTGTACGTCCCGATCTTCCGTTAATGAACTTACCTACATTAGTGTATGATGATCATTGGACACCTCAAAATACAACTGCATCAAAACCTTCACCAACGGTATTTCAGTCTTTCCCAAGTGCTGCTAATTATGCATCATCTGATGATTGGGTATTTAATTCTTCTTATTTTAAAATTAAAGAGATTCAATTAGGATACACATTCCCATCTGAATTAACACAACGTTGGCAGATTTCTTCGTTGAGAATTTATACTTCTCTTGAGAATTTCTTCGTGTTTACCGATTATCCAGGTATCGATCCTGAATCAATGAGTGGTACTCAAAATGGTGAAATGATTGTTATTCCGGGTGGACCAACCTTATCCGGTGGTGGAGGAATGGGTGTAGACCGTATTCAATATCCGGCCATGAAGCAGTTCTTGTTCGGTATTAACTTATCTTTTTAA
- a CDS encoding FecR domain-containing protein produces the protein MITKDNIQLLKKFLEGNASAEDEKVVYNLFYNHADDSEFKRVVKDELQEYFNEHEADEYNTDQIFYKVRFLIDQKQQERNRNITKQIFKWYARIAAILLLPIIVVSYLLMNQPAQMQLDPTMQVVENTINVPMGARVSFKLPDGTTGWLNSGSKLAYNMPFTNREISLEGEGWFDVAHDENHPFEINTGESKVQVLGTVFNLCAYPEEKYIEIALEKGSVMFSASDLDKGVELKPNEKLKFENGRVNVSETEAYKYGAWRQGNLVFRGDSMEEVAKRIERWYNVEVKIMDEKIKAQVIRGTFQDDSLEEVMHFLSLISPLEYKIIDKKILKNNTVSKKKVLIYKKKTK, from the coding sequence ATGATTACAAAAGACAACATACAATTACTCAAGAAATTTTTAGAGGGAAATGCCAGTGCGGAGGACGAGAAGGTTGTTTACAATCTTTTTTATAATCATGCCGATGATTCAGAATTTAAGCGTGTAGTGAAGGATGAATTGCAAGAGTATTTTAATGAACATGAAGCTGATGAGTATAATACTGATCAAATCTTTTATAAAGTAAGGTTCTTAATTGATCAGAAGCAACAGGAGCGAAATAGAAATATAACTAAACAAATATTTAAGTGGTATGCGCGTATTGCAGCTATTTTGCTTTTGCCCATTATTGTTGTAAGTTATTTGTTAATGAATCAACCGGCTCAAATGCAATTAGACCCAACGATGCAGGTTGTTGAAAATACCATTAATGTTCCTATGGGAGCAAGAGTTAGTTTTAAACTTCCTGATGGAACTACTGGATGGTTAAATAGCGGATCGAAGCTGGCTTACAATATGCCTTTTACGAATCGCGAAATTAGTCTTGAAGGAGAAGGTTGGTTTGATGTGGCTCACGATGAAAATCATCCTTTCGAAATTAACACTGGAGAATCGAAAGTACAGGTATTAGGAACCGTTTTTAACCTTTGTGCCTATCCCGAAGAAAAGTACATTGAAATAGCACTGGAGAAAGGTAGTGTTATGTTTTCAGCATCTGATTTAGATAAAGGGGTTGAGTTAAAACCTAACGAAAAACTAAAGTTTGAAAATGGTCGGGTAAACGTTAGCGAAACAGAAGCTTATAAATACGGAGCATGGCGACAAGGGAATCTGGTTTTCAGAGGTGACTCAATGGAGGAAGTAGCCAAACGAATTGAGCGTTGGTATAACGTTGAGGTTAAAATAATGGATGAGAAAATAAAAGCTCAGGTTATCAGGGGAACATTTCAGGATGATAGTCTGGAAGAGGTGATGCATTTTCTGAGTTTGATATCACCTTTAGAATATAAAATAATTGATAAAAAGATACTAAAAAACAACACAGTTAGTAAAAAGAAAGTCTTGATATATAAAAAGAAAACTAAATAA
- a CDS encoding RNA polymerase sigma-70 factor, which produces MGVKKYNTDYEIAEGLQKGDMEAFNQVFKKYSSRLYGFSIKNLKSKEDTEGLVQNVFLKVWENRKNIKKEYSLKSYLFTIAYHEMAHVFKKKKLFFDITEEKALSFISGLELEKQIEYKFILDEVDRLIDLLPDKQKQVFIKSRKEGKSTKEIAKELNMAPGTVDNNISAAIKFLRNHMYHSGLAFSLFFTLM; this is translated from the coding sequence ATGGGGGTGAAAAAATATAATACTGATTACGAAATAGCAGAAGGACTCCAGAAAGGGGATATGGAGGCTTTTAATCAAGTTTTTAAAAAATATAGTTCCAGACTGTATGGGTTTTCTATTAAAAATTTAAAGTCAAAAGAAGATACCGAAGGTTTGGTGCAAAATGTATTTTTAAAAGTTTGGGAGAACAGAAAGAACATAAAAAAAGAATACTCTCTAAAATCCTACCTATTTACAATTGCCTATCACGAAATGGCGCATGTATTCAAAAAGAAAAAGCTCTTTTTTGATATAACAGAAGAAAAGGCCCTTAGCTTTATTTCTGGATTAGAGCTTGAAAAGCAAATTGAATATAAATTTATTCTCGATGAGGTAGATCGACTGATAGACCTATTACCCGACAAACAAAAACAGGTATTTATAAAAAGCCGAAAAGAAGGTAAATCAACCAAAGAAATTGCTAAAGAATTAAATATGGCACCCGGAACTGTTGATAACAATATTTCGGCTGCTATCAAGTTTCTTCGTAATCATATGTATCATTCCGGATTGGCTTTTTCTTTATTTTTTACGCTGATGTAA